Proteins encoded within one genomic window of Prochlorococcus marinus str. MIT 9515:
- the selD gene encoding selenide, water dikinase SelD gives MTINHLVLIGGGHTNVLLMRKWLMNPKLMPEIPISIISRDTDLVYSAMFPSVISKSISLNDSLIDIRSLAKKAKISFIQNEVLNIDFHLKKICLKNRPSIGYSKLVLNYGSQTKISGEFEDLVNNQIAFPIKPFFKAYELIKNEDKNDSEPEKPFIIVGSGLAAIEIAFALRKRWEKRSLKILCKTYKIDTKISKSLYRSNIELVKSLPVDYGKILLCTGNSSPLWVQSYNSELDSKGRFLTNQNLRLKNFSGIFATGDCAVIETSKRPSSGIFAVKALNILAANIQQDIKGKSLKRWYPQKIGLQIVNSYPRKIPKAFAFYGDVVFGPSFFLWYLKNKIDEGFIKKFRILEPKMNHKIREGEEMDCRGCAAKIPQNILNKSLRSAQLENFATSPEDAVQIYNNNQETILQSVDGFPALISDPWLNAKITVLHACSDLWACGAKLSSVQALISLPKVGKDFQSYLFTHCLKGIKTTVEEQGGELIGGHTFESRSLVDKPYSLGIDISLTVQGVLRNGAKPWFKSGMQKGDILLMSRPLGVGIFFAAQMQNINLKDSSEEIMKNLVKSQQPLIEQIYFLQDKFGETFINAATDITGYGFMGHLKEMIDSSNLSRKDNNLEPINVLLDLLAFKAYPGVFELIRKGVKSSLFESNKEIIDQILSEKPKNRIISFSKKNKVNSESFKEKISLLLDPQTCGPLLISCDPKYESFLNDEWYKVGEVIN, from the coding sequence ATGACTATTAATCATCTAGTACTAATTGGAGGAGGACATACAAATGTTCTTTTGATGAGAAAATGGTTGATGAATCCTAAATTAATGCCAGAAATACCTATCTCAATTATATCTAGAGATACTGATTTAGTTTATTCGGCTATGTTCCCTTCTGTTATTTCTAAATCAATTTCTTTAAATGATAGCTTAATTGATATAAGATCTCTAGCTAAAAAGGCCAAAATATCTTTCATACAAAATGAAGTATTAAATATTGATTTTCACTTAAAAAAAATTTGTTTAAAAAATAGACCCTCAATTGGTTACTCAAAATTAGTACTTAACTACGGAAGTCAAACCAAAATCTCAGGAGAATTTGAAGATTTAGTCAATAATCAAATTGCTTTCCCTATTAAACCTTTTTTTAAAGCTTATGAGTTAATTAAAAACGAAGATAAGAATGATTCTGAACCTGAAAAACCTTTTATTATTGTTGGGAGTGGTCTCGCAGCAATTGAAATTGCATTTGCTCTAAGAAAAAGATGGGAAAAAAGATCTTTAAAGATTCTTTGCAAAACATATAAAATTGATACTAAAATTTCAAAAAGTTTATATAGATCGAATATAGAACTAGTTAAAAGCCTTCCTGTTGATTATGGAAAGATTCTCTTATGTACAGGAAATTCTTCACCTCTATGGGTACAAAGTTATAATTCAGAATTAGATTCAAAAGGACGATTTTTAACAAATCAGAATTTAAGGTTGAAAAATTTTTCAGGGATTTTTGCAACTGGTGATTGCGCAGTCATAGAAACCTCTAAGAGACCTTCATCAGGAATATTTGCAGTAAAAGCTTTGAATATATTGGCAGCTAATATTCAGCAGGACATAAAAGGTAAATCATTAAAAAGATGGTATCCCCAAAAAATCGGATTGCAAATAGTAAATTCTTATCCTAGGAAGATTCCCAAAGCTTTTGCCTTTTATGGTGATGTTGTGTTTGGGCCTTCTTTTTTTCTTTGGTATCTCAAAAATAAAATAGATGAAGGTTTTATTAAAAAATTTCGTATCTTAGAGCCGAAGATGAATCATAAAATCAGAGAAGGTGAGGAAATGGATTGTAGAGGATGTGCAGCTAAAATTCCTCAAAATATTTTAAATAAATCCTTAAGAAGTGCTCAACTAGAAAATTTTGCAACTTCTCCCGAGGATGCTGTACAAATTTATAATAATAATCAAGAAACTATTCTTCAAAGTGTTGATGGATTCCCCGCATTAATAAGTGATCCTTGGTTAAATGCAAAAATTACTGTTTTGCATGCTTGCTCAGATTTATGGGCTTGCGGAGCAAAACTTTCATCTGTTCAGGCCTTAATATCTCTCCCTAAAGTTGGAAAGGATTTTCAAAGCTACCTTTTTACTCATTGTCTGAAGGGCATAAAAACAACAGTTGAAGAACAAGGAGGTGAGTTGATTGGAGGTCATACTTTTGAGTCAAGAAGTTTAGTTGATAAACCTTATTCTTTAGGAATCGACATTTCTTTAACTGTTCAGGGTGTTTTGAGAAATGGAGCAAAACCATGGTTCAAATCCGGTATGCAAAAAGGGGATATTCTCCTAATGTCGCGACCTTTAGGCGTGGGAATATTTTTTGCTGCTCAAATGCAAAATATAAATTTGAAAGATAGTTCAGAGGAGATAATGAAAAATTTAGTTAAAAGCCAGCAACCATTGATTGAACAAATTTATTTTCTTCAAGATAAGTTTGGAGAAACGTTTATAAATGCAGCAACTGATATAACTGGCTACGGATTTATGGGACACCTTAAAGAGATGATTGATTCATCTAATTTATCAAGGAAAGATAATAACCTTGAACCTATAAATGTCTTATTAGATTTATTAGCATTTAAGGCTTATCCAGGAGTATTTGAGTTAATTCGTAAAGGTGTCAAAAGTTCTCTGTTCGAATCAAATAAAGAAATAATTGATCAAATTCTTTCAGAAAAACCAAAAAATAGAATTATTTCGTTTTCAAAAAAAAATAAAGTTAATAGTGAAAGTTTTAAAGAAAAAATATCATTATTATTAGACCCGCAAACATGTGGCCCACTTTTGATCAGTTGTGATCCTAAGTATGAAAGTTTTTTAAACGATGAATGGTATAAGGTTGGAGAAGTAATAAATTGA
- a CDS encoding CCA tRNA nucleotidyltransferase yields the protein MNDISAHINQSILKIPFDLFNIISNYIKLHSNVKVAIVGGYIRDLLINKIHKKTFFSPIDIDIVTEGSSVDLAKFIKKNISNVELCLIKEFEIYDTVELNINNLKIDIASARKETYEAPGLNPIVQHTSIEEDLKRRDFSINAIAFEFSKQEIYDYFDGIKHIKEKELHLLHENSIQDDPSRIIRCARYASRLGFKISKKSLKQSQDTVKRWPWAVINDDTKSRFPPGISIRIRMELSEIYKYDNLAKIVSLLNDWEVISILNKNISIDNKFLRGLKWIKKLKGNYILYLLKNSENFELTCQRFFINSKEKKILKDYLNISNQLENEKEKFLYLTPSNWTEFIETKNLDEETVKLLICNGGEFWKSFFRWLFIYKFIKSKKSGASLKSEGWHPGQEMGNEIKRLRYIEIDKIKRN from the coding sequence ATGAATGATATTTCGGCTCATATAAATCAATCAATATTAAAAATTCCTTTTGACTTATTTAATATAATTTCTAATTATATTAAATTGCATAGCAACGTTAAAGTTGCAATAGTAGGTGGCTATATACGAGATTTATTAATCAATAAAATTCATAAAAAGACTTTTTTCAGCCCAATCGACATAGATATAGTTACTGAAGGATCTTCAGTTGATCTAGCAAAATTCATAAAAAAAAACATATCAAATGTAGAACTTTGCCTAATAAAAGAGTTTGAAATATATGACACTGTTGAATTAAATATTAACAATTTAAAAATTGATATAGCTTCTGCAAGAAAAGAAACCTATGAAGCTCCAGGATTAAATCCAATCGTACAGCATACAAGTATTGAAGAGGATTTAAAAAGAAGAGATTTTAGTATAAATGCCATAGCTTTTGAATTCTCAAAGCAAGAAATTTATGATTACTTTGATGGCATCAAACATATAAAAGAAAAAGAATTACATTTGCTGCATGAAAATAGTATTCAAGATGATCCTAGTAGAATAATAAGATGCGCAAGATATGCATCGAGATTAGGTTTTAAAATTTCAAAAAAATCACTTAAACAATCTCAAGATACTGTCAAGAGATGGCCATGGGCAGTTATTAACGATGATACTAAATCTAGATTTCCTCCAGGAATAAGTATTAGAATCAGGATGGAATTGTCAGAAATATACAAATACGACAATCTTGCAAAAATAGTTTCTTTACTAAATGATTGGGAAGTTATTTCTATTTTAAATAAAAATATTAGTATTGATAATAAATTTTTAAGGGGTTTAAAGTGGATTAAAAAATTAAAGGGAAATTATATTCTATACTTATTAAAAAATTCAGAAAATTTTGAGCTAACATGTCAAAGATTTTTTATTAATAGCAAGGAAAAGAAAATACTCAAAGATTACCTAAATATTTCAAATCAATTAGAAAATGAAAAAGAAAAATTTCTCTATTTGACTCCTTCAAATTGGACTGAATTTATTGAAACAAAAAACCTAGATGAAGAAACAGTTAAATTGTTAATTTGCAACGGGGGGGAATTTTGGAAATCATTTTTTAGATGGCTTTTTATTTATAAATTTATTAAATCAAAGAAAAGTGGAGCATCATTAAAAAGTGAAGGATGGCATCCGGGGCAAGAAATGGGTAATGAAATTAAAAGGTTGAGATATATAGAGATCGATAAAATTAAAAGAAACTGA
- a CDS encoding UvrD-helicase domain-containing protein translates to MSQTHNFLFNSLNNAQLKAVNHINGPLLVVAGAGSGKTKALTHRIANLIENHSVDPHNILAVTFTNKAAKEMKARLQVLLAQELAFNQFGQPWATLKEFDQNQLRTNIDQERLKDLWIGTFHSLFSRLLRYDIEKYQDPEGLRWTRQFSIYDETDSQTLVKEIISQDMSLDPKRFDPKKIKRAISNAKNQCFTAKELEEKADNHFDKVIADAYRRYKISLSKNNALDFDDLLLLPVFLLRQNDLVRDYWHKRFQHVLVDEYQDTNRTQYELIKLITAGNTKPNKFCEWNNRSIFVVGDADQSIYSFRAADFRILIGFQEDFKGPSNNDKKASLVKLEENYRSSSNILNAANSLIENNTERIDKVLKPTKEEGELLKLLSCDDEISEAEAITTKLRSLNNYNNQPIWRNFAILYRTRAQSRVLEESLVRWRIPYTIFGGLRFYDRREVKDAVAYLKVLVNSSDNVSLLRIINVPRRGIGKTTIQKLSDLSIKLNIPLWEVINDKQSLDETIGRSSKGINKFTDLMNDLLCYVENSGPAQILQLILEKSGYLNELLRSGSEESEDRRNNLQELINAATQFEEETENANVEGFLSTAALTTDNDTKKNHPNSVTLMTLHNSKGLEFQNVFITGLEQGLFPSHRSIDTPSLLEEERRLCYVGITRAKERVFLSHARERRLWGGMREPTIPSIFLSEIPEELIDGELPQSGGASIRRDRHLDRLTRVDRNNSNEFLNKPINAVRKLYSGPSKGKSWIIGDKVIHSKFGKGEIIHIFGSGEKISLAVKFGDKGSKILDPRLAPIRAIN, encoded by the coding sequence GTGTCTCAAACTCACAACTTCCTTTTTAACTCTTTAAATAATGCACAACTAAAAGCAGTCAATCATATCAATGGGCCACTGCTAGTTGTAGCAGGTGCAGGTAGTGGGAAAACTAAGGCTCTTACTCATCGAATTGCTAATTTAATAGAAAATCACTCAGTAGATCCTCATAATATCTTGGCAGTAACTTTTACAAATAAAGCTGCAAAAGAAATGAAAGCAAGACTTCAAGTACTACTTGCACAAGAACTAGCTTTCAATCAATTTGGGCAGCCTTGGGCAACTCTCAAAGAATTTGATCAAAACCAATTAAGAACAAATATTGATCAAGAAAGGCTCAAGGACCTATGGATAGGAACTTTTCATTCACTATTTTCAAGGCTGTTAAGATACGATATTGAAAAATATCAAGATCCTGAAGGGTTAAGATGGACGAGGCAATTTTCTATTTATGACGAGACAGATTCTCAGACCTTGGTAAAGGAAATTATTAGTCAAGATATGAGTCTTGATCCAAAAAGATTTGATCCCAAGAAAATAAAGAGAGCAATTAGTAACGCAAAAAATCAATGTTTTACAGCTAAGGAACTCGAAGAGAAAGCTGATAATCATTTTGATAAAGTTATTGCAGATGCTTATAGAAGATACAAAATATCTCTCTCTAAAAATAATGCTTTAGATTTTGATGATCTTTTACTACTTCCGGTTTTTTTATTAAGGCAAAATGATTTAGTTAGGGATTACTGGCATAAAAGATTCCAGCATGTTTTAGTTGATGAATATCAAGATACAAATAGGACACAATATGAACTTATCAAATTAATTACGGCTGGTAATACTAAACCAAATAAATTTTGCGAATGGAATAATCGATCAATTTTTGTTGTTGGAGATGCTGATCAAAGTATTTATAGTTTTAGAGCAGCCGATTTTAGAATATTAATTGGATTTCAAGAAGATTTTAAAGGTCCATCTAATAATGATAAGAAAGCATCTTTGGTGAAATTAGAAGAAAACTATAGATCTTCATCAAATATTCTTAACGCTGCAAATTCTTTAATTGAAAATAATACTGAAAGAATTGATAAAGTTTTAAAGCCTACAAAGGAAGAAGGAGAACTTTTAAAGTTGCTTAGCTGTGATGATGAAATATCTGAAGCTGAAGCAATAACAACAAAATTAAGATCTCTAAACAATTATAATAATCAACCAATTTGGAGAAATTTCGCAATCCTATATAGGACTAGGGCTCAATCTAGGGTATTAGAAGAATCACTAGTAAGATGGAGAATACCTTATACAATCTTTGGCGGATTACGTTTTTATGACAGAAGAGAAGTTAAAGATGCAGTTGCCTATTTAAAAGTATTAGTAAATTCTTCAGATAATGTAAGCCTTTTGAGAATCATAAATGTGCCGAGAAGAGGCATAGGAAAAACAACTATTCAAAAGCTTAGTGATCTATCAATTAAGTTAAACATTCCTTTATGGGAGGTCATAAATGACAAACAAAGTTTAGATGAGACTATAGGTAGATCGTCAAAGGGCATTAATAAATTCACAGACCTGATGAATGACCTTCTTTGCTACGTAGAGAACTCAGGACCTGCTCAAATTCTTCAATTAATTTTAGAAAAAAGCGGTTATTTAAATGAATTGTTAAGGTCTGGTTCAGAGGAATCTGAAGACAGACGAAATAATCTGCAGGAATTAATAAATGCTGCTACTCAATTCGAAGAAGAGACAGAGAATGCAAATGTAGAAGGATTCTTGTCAACAGCAGCTTTAACAACAGATAATGATACGAAAAAAAATCATCCCAACTCTGTTACTTTAATGACTCTCCATAACAGTAAAGGATTAGAATTTCAAAATGTATTTATAACTGGACTCGAACAAGGTTTGTTCCCAAGCCATAGGTCCATTGATACGCCTTCTCTTCTAGAAGAAGAAAGAAGATTATGCTATGTAGGTATAACAAGAGCTAAAGAGAGAGTTTTCTTATCACATGCAAGGGAGAGGAGATTGTGGGGAGGTATGCGAGAACCAACAATTCCGTCAATCTTTCTCTCAGAAATACCAGAGGAATTAATTGATGGCGAATTACCTCAATCTGGTGGTGCTTCTATTAGAAGGGATCGACATCTTGACCGTTTAACAAGAGTAGATAGGAACAATTCAAATGAATTTTTAAATAAACCTATCAATGCAGTGAGAAAGCTATATTCCGGACCCAGCAAAGGTAAAAGTTGGATAATAGGAGATAAAGTAATTCACTCCAAATTTGGTAAGGGAGAAATTATACATATTTTTGGTAGTGGAGAAAAAATATCGTTAGCAGTTAAATTTGGAGATAAAGGTAGCAAAATTTTAGACCCAAGATTAGCTCCAATAAGAGCAATAAACTGA
- a CDS encoding phycobilisome protein: MSVPNNNQILSTDRKLENINNKNIEYIKEFINTANSRLDAINSITNNSHAIAADAVTAMICENQDSINSKISIDSTNKMSVCLRDGEIILRIVSYLLISDDESVLSKSCLKDLKNTYLALGVPLKNAIRVFELMRDATISDLKSTVNEMSGEKRFLQDLISNTEFQFERIINLLK; this comes from the coding sequence ATGTCTGTACCAAATAATAATCAAATTTTATCAACCGATAGAAAATTAGAAAATATAAATAATAAAAATATTGAATACATAAAAGAATTTATAAATACTGCAAACTCAAGGTTAGATGCAATAAATTCGATAACAAATAATTCTCACGCAATTGCCGCTGATGCAGTGACCGCAATGATTTGTGAAAATCAAGATTCAATAAATTCAAAAATCTCCATAGATTCCACAAATAAGATGTCTGTTTGTCTAAGAGATGGAGAAATAATCTTAAGGATTGTTTCTTATCTTTTAATTTCGGATGATGAATCGGTTTTATCTAAAAGCTGTTTAAAGGATCTTAAAAATACTTATTTAGCCCTTGGAGTGCCTCTGAAAAATGCAATCCGAGTTTTTGAACTGATGAGAGATGCAACAATTTCTGATTTAAAATCCACAGTTAATGAAATGTCAGGAGAAAAGAGATTTCTTCAAGATTTAATTAGTAACACAGAGTTTCAATTTGAAAGAATAATCAATCTCTTAAAGTAG
- a CDS encoding phycobiliprotein lyase, protein MTKNLITINEFIRKSLGEWKSIRSTHSLAFQEVENSSSRILIQELEINNKNVVELLEKSNLGFKPSVIAISISWQAISDWEMDQKIEKDKTILLFSPKDKNKGIVIRNKGYSESVIVSSEYLIDGNNNLNIKTVYSTTISEERICFLSTHIRSRFSVIRNLENNTVIQTSHASEIRNISTLRD, encoded by the coding sequence TTGACGAAGAATCTCATAACAATTAATGAATTCATAAGAAAAAGTTTAGGAGAGTGGAAATCCATAAGAAGCACTCACTCTCTTGCTTTTCAGGAAGTAGAAAATTCAAGTAGTAGAATATTAATACAAGAATTAGAAATAAATAATAAAAATGTAGTTGAACTTTTAGAAAAATCTAATTTAGGTTTTAAACCTTCTGTTATTGCAATATCAATAAGTTGGCAGGCTATTAGCGATTGGGAGATGGATCAAAAAATTGAGAAAGATAAGACTATATTATTATTTTCACCAAAAGATAAAAACAAAGGAATTGTTATACGCAATAAGGGATATTCTGAATCGGTGATTGTATCTTCAGAATATTTAATTGATGGGAATAACAACTTAAATATTAAAACTGTTTACAGTACAACAATTTCTGAAGAGAGAATTTGTTTTTTATCAACTCATATAAGATCTAGATTTTCAGTAATTAGAAATCTAGAAAACAATACCGTGATACAAACCTCACATGCATCAGAGATAAGAAATATATCTACTTTAAGAGATTGA
- a CDS encoding TVP38/TMEM64 family protein — MNKIQKFLSVVFFIAIFIVLIYLIQNYGIDPLRDKVESMGIWAPVGIFVLRGVSIILPALPSSAYSLLAGSLLGFQKGYITIVFSDIVFCQAAFFIARYFGRGPVRGLVGSKAMKRIESFNQNQLEENFFLMTGLLMTGLFDFLSYAIGIGGTRWKIFTPALLISLLISDSILVAVGAGVSQGAGLFLGIALLGMFALATISGLAKRKI; from the coding sequence ATGAATAAAATTCAGAAATTCCTTTCAGTAGTTTTTTTTATAGCAATATTTATTGTATTAATTTATTTGATCCAAAATTATGGAATTGATCCTCTTAGGGACAAGGTAGAAAGTATGGGCATTTGGGCGCCTGTTGGAATATTCGTTCTTAGGGGAGTAAGCATAATTTTACCTGCTCTACCGAGCTCAGCCTATTCACTTCTGGCTGGCTCCTTATTAGGATTCCAGAAAGGTTACATAACAATTGTCTTTTCTGATATCGTTTTTTGCCAAGCAGCTTTTTTCATAGCAAGATATTTTGGTCGTGGTCCTGTTCGTGGGTTAGTGGGTTCAAAAGCAATGAAAAGAATTGAAAGTTTTAATCAAAACCAATTAGAGGAAAATTTCTTTCTAATGACAGGTCTTCTTATGACTGGACTTTTTGATTTTCTTAGCTACGCAATAGGTATTGGAGGAACTCGATGGAAAATATTCACTCCTGCCTTATTAATAAGCCTTCTAATAAGTGATTCCATTTTAGTTGCTGTTGGAGCTGGAGTTAGTCAAGGAGCGGGGTTATTTTTAGGAATAGCTCTTCTTGGTATGTTTGCGTTAGCTACTATTTCAGGCTTAGCAAAAAGAAAAATTTAA
- the metK gene encoding methionine adenosyltransferase — protein MSDFIFTSESVTEGHPDKICDQISDAVLDALLKEDPESRVACETVVNTGLCLLTGEITSRAKLDYIKLVRKVIKEIGYEGAKAGGFDSNSCAVLVALDEQSPDISQGVNEADDLNEDLENNTGAGDQGIMFGYACDETPELMPLPISLAHRLARQLAKVRHENVLEYLLPDGKTQVSIDYKKGVPVSINTILISTQHRAEIDGIINEKEIRQKITDDLWINVVLPVTEDLEIKPSKEKTRFLVNPTGKFVVGGPQGDAGLTGRKIIVDTYGGYARHGGGAFSGKDPTKVDRSAAYAARYVAKSIVKAKLAKKAEVQLSYAIGVAKPISILVDTFGTSVISQDNLKELIENNFDLRPAAIIKEFDLRNLPKKLGGEFYRKTASYGHFGRNDLNLPWESVEVKAAQLVEASKDFL, from the coding sequence ATGAGCGATTTTATCTTTACTTCTGAATCCGTTACTGAGGGTCATCCTGACAAGATATGTGATCAAATAAGTGACGCAGTTTTAGATGCTTTATTGAAAGAGGATCCAGAAAGTAGAGTGGCCTGCGAAACAGTAGTAAATACTGGTCTTTGTTTACTTACAGGTGAAATCACCTCAAGAGCAAAGCTCGATTATATAAAACTTGTAAGGAAAGTAATTAAAGAAATTGGTTATGAAGGTGCAAAAGCGGGAGGCTTTGACTCAAATAGCTGTGCAGTTTTAGTAGCTCTTGATGAGCAATCACCTGATATCTCCCAAGGAGTAAATGAAGCAGATGATCTGAATGAGGATTTGGAAAATAATACTGGTGCCGGGGACCAAGGGATAATGTTTGGCTATGCATGCGATGAAACCCCTGAATTAATGCCATTACCAATTAGCTTGGCTCACAGATTAGCAAGACAGCTTGCAAAAGTAAGGCATGAGAACGTGCTTGAATATCTCCTCCCTGATGGAAAGACCCAAGTAAGTATTGATTACAAAAAAGGGGTTCCTGTCTCAATAAACACCATTTTAATTTCAACTCAGCACAGAGCCGAGATTGATGGCATCATAAATGAGAAAGAAATTCGTCAAAAGATAACAGATGATTTATGGATCAATGTTGTTTTACCGGTAACTGAAGATTTAGAAATCAAACCAAGCAAGGAAAAGACAAGATTCTTGGTAAACCCCACAGGTAAATTTGTTGTCGGAGGACCTCAAGGAGATGCGGGACTCACTGGGAGAAAAATAATTGTGGATACTTATGGTGGCTATGCGAGGCATGGAGGTGGCGCATTCTCAGGTAAAGATCCTACAAAAGTTGACAGATCAGCCGCTTATGCAGCACGTTATGTAGCTAAAAGCATTGTAAAAGCAAAATTAGCAAAAAAGGCGGAAGTACAATTAAGTTACGCTATTGGAGTTGCAAAACCAATTTCAATTCTTGTTGACACTTTTGGAACTAGTGTTATTTCTCAAGATAATTTGAAAGAGCTAATAGAAAACAATTTTGATTTAAGGCCCGCAGCAATAATAAAAGAATTTGATTTAAGAAATCTACCCAAAAAATTGGGTGGGGAATTTTACAGAAAGACTGCATCCTATGGACATTTTGGTAGAAATGATCTAAACCTTCCTTGGGAAAGTGTAGAAGTAAAAGCAGCCCAGCTAGTAGAGGCCTCAAAAGATTTCTTGTAA
- a CDS encoding 30S ribosomal protein S1: MIENSSETIKEISDDKEIENSTVKENTSETPKIEDLSFESKDIPSADSSSSRRNSDLDSAGFTQEDFASLLGKYDYNFKPGDLVNGTVFALEPKGAMIDIGAKTAAFMPMQEVSINRVEGLSDVLQPSESREFFIMSEENEDGQLALSIRRIEYQRAWERVRQLQKEDATIYSEVFATNRGGALVRVEGLRGFIPGSHISARKIKEDLEGEYLPLKFLEVDEERNRLVLSHRRALVEKKMNRLEVGEVVVGSVKGIKPYGAFIDIGGVSGLLHISEISHEHIETPHNVLNVTDQMKVMIIDLDSERGRISLSTKALEPEPGDMLTDPQKVFDKAEEMAAKYKQMLLEQTDENDEQTADIPESE, translated from the coding sequence ATGATTGAAAATTCTTCCGAAACCATAAAAGAAATTTCAGACGATAAAGAAATTGAAAATTCAACTGTAAAAGAAAATACTTCAGAAACTCCAAAAATTGAAGACTTATCATTTGAGTCCAAGGATATTCCCTCTGCAGATTCTTCATCAAGTAGAAGAAATAGTGATCTTGATAGTGCAGGATTTACTCAAGAAGATTTTGCATCATTACTAGGAAAGTATGATTACAATTTCAAACCTGGGGATCTTGTTAATGGTACGGTTTTTGCATTAGAGCCTAAAGGAGCGATGATAGATATCGGTGCTAAGACTGCTGCTTTTATGCCTATGCAAGAAGTATCAATAAATAGAGTTGAAGGACTTAGTGATGTTTTGCAGCCTTCAGAAAGTAGAGAATTTTTTATAATGAGTGAAGAGAATGAAGATGGTCAATTAGCATTATCAATTAGAAGGATAGAATATCAAAGAGCTTGGGAAAGAGTAAGACAATTACAAAAAGAGGATGCCACCATATATTCTGAGGTTTTCGCAACTAATAGAGGGGGTGCTTTAGTTAGAGTTGAGGGATTAAGAGGTTTTATCCCTGGATCTCATATCAGTGCAAGGAAAATAAAAGAAGATTTAGAGGGAGAATATTTACCTTTGAAATTTCTGGAAGTAGACGAAGAAAGAAACAGATTAGTTCTAAGTCACCGAAGGGCTTTAGTTGAGAAAAAAATGAATAGGCTTGAAGTCGGTGAAGTAGTTGTAGGTTCTGTAAAAGGAATAAAACCTTATGGTGCTTTTATTGATATCGGAGGTGTAAGTGGTCTTCTACATATATCTGAAATTAGTCATGAACATATTGAAACTCCTCATAATGTATTGAATGTAACAGATCAAATGAAAGTGATGATAATAGATTTAGATTCAGAAAGAGGGAGAATATCCTTATCAACAAAAGCTTTAGAACCTGAACCAGGAGATATGTTAACCGACCCACAAAAAGTTTTTGACAAAGCTGAAGAAATGGCTGCAAAATATAAGCAAATGTTACTTGAGCAAACTGATGAGAATGATGAGCAAACAGCAGATATTCCTGAAAGTGAATAA
- the nrdR gene encoding transcriptional regulator NrdR translates to MQCPTCQNTDSRVLESRSADTGKSVRRRRECLNCSFRFTTYERVETMPISVLKKDGSRELFNKDKLVTGISRACEKTTFSREAIIDFVDSIESQIIQDSNKDIKSSQIGELILKGLRKENEVAYIRYASVYRKFNGVKDFVSTLESLKGSSKNELASIL, encoded by the coding sequence ATGCAGTGTCCGACCTGTCAAAATACAGATAGCAGAGTTTTAGAATCAAGATCTGCTGATACAGGAAAAAGTGTAAGAAGAAGAAGAGAGTGTTTAAATTGCAGCTTTAGATTTACTACTTATGAAAGAGTTGAGACGATGCCAATTTCTGTCCTGAAAAAGGACGGGAGCAGAGAATTATTTAATAAAGATAAATTAGTTACTGGGATTTCTAGAGCATGCGAAAAAACAACATTTTCTAGAGAAGCGATTATTGATTTTGTTGACTCTATTGAATCGCAAATAATACAAGACTCAAATAAAGATATTAAATCCTCTCAAATTGGAGAATTAATTCTTAAAGGCTTAAGGAAAGAAAACGAAGTTGCTTACATAAGATACGCATCAGTATATAGGAAGTTTAATGGGGTAAAAGACTTTGTTTCAACTCTCGAATCTCTAAAAGGCAGTTCAAAAAATGAATTAGCTTCAATTTTATAA
- a CDS encoding photosystem II reaction center protein T — translation MEAFAYVLILTLAVVTLFFAVAFRDPPKFDRK, via the coding sequence ATGGAAGCATTTGCTTACGTTCTTATTTTAACTCTCGCAGTTGTTACTCTATTTTTTGCAGTCGCTTTTAGAGATCCACCTAAATTCGATAGAAAATAA